The Pseudomonas sp. LFM046 region CTGTACTGAAGATTCTTCCCGGCTCGTGCAGCACGAACTACACCACTGCCCCGGAAAACGGCTACCTCGCTCAGTAAGCGAGACTCCCGGACGGTGCCCCCTGCGGGGCACCGTTTTTTTTTGAGGCGAGATAATGATTCTCCCGCTTTTTCTGCTTTCTCTGTCCTTTCTGATCCCAAACCATTACCTGCCGTGGATGAGCTTCTACAGCGAATACCTCGCTTTCGGGTTTCTGGTTTCTGCGTGGCTCTGGCTGATGGGGCAGAGATTGAAAGTGGGAATTTCCGGAATCCTCATGATTCTGTTGGGGGCGGTCCCCTTCATTCAGTGGAAACTGGATATCGTTTATTTTTCCGGAGATGCACTGCTGTTCACGTGCTATCTCCTGGCGGCCGCATTGGCTGCGATGCTGGGGCGAGCGGCTTCAATCCGCCACGATGAGTCCATCCTGCATGCCCTGGCCTGGACGTTCGCACTGACCGCCAGTGCATCCTGCGCAATCGCTATCGCACAGTGGTTCGATGTGATTGACAGTCTGATGGTGTTGATTTCCGGTGCAGGTCAACGGGTTACCGCCAATCTGGCACAGAGCAATCACTTGGCGACGCTGCTGATGCTGGGCATCGCCTCGATCTTCTTCTTGCGACAGGGCAACCGAATTTCGACGTGGAGTTCCACGCCGTGGCTAATATTCCTCTTGCTGGGCGTGATCCTTACGCAGTCCCGTACCGCTTGGCTGTGCTTTCTTGCGTTTGCCGTCTGGTGGTTCGTCAAGATGGGAAGGCGCAGCGTGATTTCGCCCGCTTCCGTGGCGGGGCTGTTCTTGTTCCTGATGGCGGGATCGATCTGGGTTTCGGACCTTGCGGTTTTCCTGCGGTTGATCGAGCCAGGTCATGAGTTGGATTTCATGGAACGGGCGTCGGCAATGCAGCGGATGGCGCTCTGGGGCCAGGCCTGGCATGCGATTTCCGAATCGCCGCAGTTGGGGTATGGGGCTGGCCAGGTCGCCGTCGCTCAAGTCGAGTCATCCATTGCCTATCCCGTGCAGATGCTGAGTTTGCATACGCACAATATCGTTCTGGATATTCTGTTGTGGTTCGGGCCGGCAATAGGTTCAGTGGTTATCGCTTTCTGGTTCTGGAGGCTGATCACGCTTGCCGTGAAGGCTACATCCCTAGGCGCGGTCTATCTCATGATGTGCGTGGGGGCGATAACGCTGCATGGGATGCTGGAGTATCCCCTCGAGTATGCCTATTTCCTCTTTCCGCTGTTCTTTATCCTGGGGATCCTTGAAGAGCAGCATGGGGTGTGGGCGCTTTCCTTGCCTCGATATTCGACTGCGGCGGCATGGTGTATCGCGCTCTTCCTGATGTCGTCTGTCTGGCGGGAATACCGTCTGATGGAAGACGATCACCGGATGCTGCGATTCGAACTGGCGAGAATTGGCAGTTCCAATGCCCCAGGGGCAATCCCCGAAGTACATCTACTTACCCAGCTGGCTGAAATGAACAGCCTGGCGCGCGCTGTGCCACGGTCCGATATTCCGGAGGTTCAAATGGATGGGATGCGCAAGGTTGCCTTCCGATATCCCTACATTCCGTCCCTTTATCGATACGCACAGGCGTTGGCGTTGAACGGACGGGTCGACGATTCGGTAGACGTGCTTCGACGGCTCAGGTCGATATATGGCCCGCGCTCCTTCGAAGAGGTGAAGGTCACCTTGCAGAATGCTCAGCGGAATGAGCCGGGTTATGCCGAGCTCAATCGGAGGCTTGAAGGTCTCAACTGAAAATGGCAAGGTTGCGCACGCCGCCGGTGTAGCTCAGTCGGTAGAGCAGCTCATTCGTAATGAGAAGGTCGGGGGTTCGATTCCTCTTACCGGCACCATGATCCAAGCAAAAAGCCCCGCATGATGCGGGGCTTTTTGTTGGCCGCAATTCGGTCAGAGGCTGAGGCGCATCGACAGGTCGATGGCCTTGACGTCCTTGGTCAGGGTGCCAATGGAGACGTAGTCGACGCCCGTTTCGGCGATGGTGCGCAGGGTGGTCTCGTTGACACCGCCGGAGGCTTCCAGCTTGGCGCGGCCAGCGGTGAGGGTGACGGCGGTGCGCATGTCGTCGAGGCTGAGTTCGTCGAGCATGATGATGTCGGCGCCAGCGTCCAGGGCCTGCTGGAGTTCATCCAGGCTTTCCACCTCTACCTCCACGGGCTTGCCGGGGGCGATGCGGTGGGCCGCTTCGATGGCCTGGGCGATGCCGCCGGAGGCCGCGATGTGGTTTTCCTTGATGAGGAAGGCGTCGTACAGGCCGATGCGGTGGTTGTGGCCGCCGCCGCAGGTCACGGCATACTTCTGGGCCAGGCGCAGGCCGGGCAGGGTCTTGCGGGTGTCGAGCAGCTTCACCTGGGTGCCTTTGACCAGCTCCACATAGTGGCCGACGCGGGTGGCGACGCCCGACAGGCACTGGAGGAAGTTCAGCGCGCTGCGCTCGCCGCTCAACAGCGCCCGGGCCGGACCTTCGAGGTGGAAGAGCGCTTGGTTGGCTTCGGCGCGCTGGCCATCTTTTACCTGCCAGTCCACCTTCACGCGCGGGTCGAGCTGGCGGAAGACTTCGTCCACCCAGGCAGTGCCGGCGATGATGGCGGCTTCGCGGGTGATTACCGTGGCGCGGGCCTGGCGGTTGTCGGGAATGAGCTGGGCGGTGATGTCGCCGCTACCGATGTCTTCCTTGAGGGCGACGCGTACGTTGGCCTCGATTTCGGCAATGAGGTCGGCGAGGAGG contains the following coding sequences:
- a CDS encoding O-antigen ligase family protein codes for the protein MILPLFLLSLSFLIPNHYLPWMSFYSEYLAFGFLVSAWLWLMGQRLKVGISGILMILLGAVPFIQWKLDIVYFSGDALLFTCYLLAAALAAMLGRAASIRHDESILHALAWTFALTASASCAIAIAQWFDVIDSLMVLISGAGQRVTANLAQSNHLATLLMLGIASIFFLRQGNRISTWSSTPWLIFLLLGVILTQSRTAWLCFLAFAVWWFVKMGRRSVISPASVAGLFLFLMAGSIWVSDLAVFLRLIEPGHELDFMERASAMQRMALWGQAWHAISESPQLGYGAGQVAVAQVESSIAYPVQMLSLHTHNIVLDILLWFGPAIGSVVIAFWFWRLITLAVKATSLGAVYLMMCVGAITLHGMLEYPLEYAYFLFPLFFILGILEEQHGVWALSLPRYSTAAAWCIALFLMSSVWREYRLMEDDHRMLRFELARIGSSNAPGAIPEVHLLTQLAEMNSLARAVPRSDIPEVQMDGMRKVAFRYPYIPSLYRYAQALALNGRVDDSVDVLRRLRSIYGPRSFEEVKVTLQNAQRNEPGYAELNRRLEGLN
- the nadC gene encoding carboxylating nicotinate-nucleotide diphosphorylase, which gives rise to MPNLLLADLIAEIEANVRVALKEDIGSGDITAQLIPDNRQARATVITREAAIIAGTAWVDEVFRQLDPRVKVDWQVKDGQRAEANQALFHLEGPARALLSGERSALNFLQCLSGVATRVGHYVELVKGTQVKLLDTRKTLPGLRLAQKYAVTCGGGHNHRIGLYDAFLIKENHIAASGGIAQAIEAAHRIAPGKPVEVEVESLDELQQALDAGADIIMLDELSLDDMRTAVTLTAGRAKLEASGGVNETTLRTIAETGVDYVSIGTLTKDVKAIDLSMRLSL